Part of the Vigna unguiculata cultivar IT97K-499-35 chromosome 3, ASM411807v1, whole genome shotgun sequence genome, GATTAAGGAACTAAGAAGTTTCCTACTCATTTTTACATTTCTTTTCAACATCAAAAACCATCCAAATGGTGTGTCTTCAATTACGGACCTTTGTTCTCcagttaaatttttatttaatgaagcAATGTACTTGGTCCAACAGCAATGCCTAAAAGTCTGCATATATGCATCAACAAAACTTATGAAATGTCATTGTACATGTTAGTCaataataaccaaaatttaaGTCTTCACACCTTAAACTCATGCTTCTTTTGACCACCACATTCACTCTTATCACTATAATGAGCCATGACACTATCACTTTTGTAAACTACTGTTGTCACGTCCTGCCATATGTGCATTGACATACTAATAGGTTAGCACTTACAAACTCATACCTTACCACTTCAAAAATGATACCTTAACACTTACAAACTCACAGCTTAGCACTTACAAACTGAAAGCTTAACACTTAAAAAATGATAGCTTACCAATAAGAAACTGATAGGTTAGCAGTTACAAACAAAGAGGTTAGCACTTATATTAACAGTGATGAgtgcattcagatggttaacaagatcatcagtaatcctcataatctcaccttgtgagcaaaaatctgcacttgaagtagttgaatctgctgcttcatcattagcCAAGTAAGTTGCAATAGTTGATGCTTCaactgcatcttcgaatatcgttggctcttcaactgcacttggttccttgattgtattattctcacaactttgctccaCAAAAAGATCATCTATACTCATAACATCATTAAtagataaaactttatattcacatcgagcatcatcaacatatccataagtagatatgtatgtgtgagaatcttcaatttctaAATCAGTAaaatctttagcaaaattgacatgttcatcagtagacatattactatgagcatcattatatctatcagCAGATATATCAGGGTGATGTGATTCTGGTGTTGGTTGATCTAACATTTGAATCGTGTACTCATTCacatcaaattaatactacttatctataacaacttcagtcttgttaagaaagtagtcaacaaaatagtaagggtaaagtaacccaaagtcgtctcccaacgaacacgaaattgatttttaacaaattagttcttataaaactatacaaaagagttagtcaaataaatgtatgagagataaagataaaaagataaaataagatagaaacaatagtaaagaaaaataggtcgattccactgctttttcaaaataggattcatcattggtttcctaaagattattgttattgatttcttgtttaaaacttcaaattaatcaatgtaacttctcaattaatttgttggcgtccttacttttaaccaaagtaacttctcaatcaaaagcaagaactttgtagattaatcttagtaaatttaaccaaagtaacttctcaattaaatattactaatcctaatcatgtccattcttttacctcttatatctagtaaaaagctaattaaccaaagtaacttcttgattaattctaatctaagttttcacgtttaatcaaagtaatttctcaattattagcaaaaactcattcaatcatatgaaagtttctaaaattaatcaaagtaacttctcaattaaaatttaaacacccttggactcatacgattgtAATGTTATGTAAATTTAAcaccgtgctaacttgctacaatgtaaaaatcattacttttactaaattaagaaccaaaagacatagatgaaaataaatctcaacaagaatcaaaagaacaaacaaattaattgatctaaccttagaatccaattaagaaattacaatggaatcaacccaagaagttcaacactccatgaaatacaaaatagaaatattagaagaagaaagagagaaaggaaacgaaattaggcccccctaagggttcctaaactctgaaGTCCCGAGCTTCTTCTTTCTGCTGCTCCCTTGgtgtctttatataggaattggactgggcttttctgttgctaaaatctctcaaatatcttttaaaataaagataaagataaatatttaaaaatatttggagaaatataaactatttgacaaatataattggttgataatatcaatatctaatataatttaattaattaattaattaaagatatatgataaattatctccAATTAgtatttctattaattttccaaatcaaccctttgcaatctccttaaattatcttctaaataattcaatattttcaagatatatttgtttgttgtggaactaaaaatattcaagatcttgtcatatcaaaaaaagatttggtagttattatattttaatattttatgatataattaaataagataattatttaaaaatataaaataaaatatctaaagatatatttttcccaaattatcttctatcataaagataaagaaaaccgcaaggtccaattttttgttccactcttcttggtttagtcaaacttcttcactttttcaagcttttcttgtcgtcttcatgcaatgcttgacttggatttttgtgcttttgataatttcttattattggatttatctttaaggtgtcatgaaactttaatcaatttatttccacacctccataagctcaacttagctactgctgcactaacacacctcaaaatatccaaagaacatttatgcaactaaaaagctatttttaacatgtttttgtatctcatgctcaataaacccaattataggaaatcccaattaaatcaatctttaagcacacaaattcaattaaaatacctagaattaaacattaaatgagggcaaaaatacgtactcatcaaaCAGCTTACCATAAATGCAATCCATATCACCTATGAATACATGCAACAATAATGGACATCATATGGTCCAACATATAAGCATGCTTTAGCACACCAAATATTTTTTCCCACTTAACATAATTTCGAACCAATCATGATATCTGCAAAAACAATTACCCCACTCACACATATGTTGtgcaaacattttaaatattcagtTCCAATTCATTACTGCAAAGTCTGTGCGAAAGTAATTACCTTGCCTTACCACTTATATATTAACAGGTTAGCATAAACTTTCAACAATCACTTTGCTTACCTCTTCAACAACcctcatttgaaaaaaaaaatcaaaactttatcACACATTTACTGTAACcaaaaaatgaaactaaaatcaCTCATTTCCACCAACATCAACAAATTTCTCGCAGTGGGTTAACCCAACAATTTTTGTGCTTCACCAAAACAGAAAGGGATGACCACGAAACAAAGCAATACCCAtggatgaagaagaaaattacAGGGCTCACCAACAATACACATATGAAACGACATGGAGGATGAAAAAACGATGGACAAGGACGAAAATGATACCTGTAAATGGTTTAACGACAAAATGCTCACCATCGCTGCTCCAACCACTTGCACTGCGTGCTTTGTAACTCCTCTCTCACTTTTCTCACTTCCTTCTCTCACTACTTCGCTCTCTCTCCCCCATTCTCTTTTAGATCTGTAACTCCCGCTTCTCTCACTTCAACCACTGATGCTTCTCTCTCActtgtttctattttatttctgtAACTCCTTCAAACCACCAATCACTCTTTCCTTTAGACACGTGCCTTACGTggactttttataaaaaaaaaaataaaatctcttaTTTCCATGTCAGGTTGTGAAAGAAGTTGTGAAAATTggttgttaaaatatcattagtgataaaacatgataaaacaaaaagagggaaaaaaaaaagaagctgTCCACCGCCATGGATTCGCAGCACCGAACAGTGGCTTCTCCTCCTCCGTCACCGCAAGGCCGCGATTCCACCGCCATTCTCTTCACCTTCCTCTCATTCTTTGCCGTTGTCGCTCTGGtaactctctctctttctcctcATTGCGGTTCCATAATATTTTCAATCCCGCTTGGGTTTTCCACTTTTTGATAAGCGACAATGCCTCACTTTATTTCACCTCCACAGCTAATGCCGTATAACTACGATGATGTTCCGTTGAATATCACTCGTATATGTAATCCTTTATTGATTCATTACTCACATATCTGATTTGGCTGTTTAATTGGTTAGCCTCTCTCTGATTTCGATGTTTTCTTTAACTTGTATCATTGTGTTAGGAACATTTCCCCAAAAAAAAAGGTAAGTGCTATTTCTGAATAACAAGCATTCGTTCAGTGGACTGACCTTAATGAAACAGGCAAAGTGGAGTTGAATTGCATTAGCTGTTACCAGAAACTTGATatacttattattttgtttgatcaCTTTTGGTTGAATTTTACTATAGGCCTTGCATTTAGTGATGAGATAGTAGTTATACGAATGGAATGTAATCACTAACATCCACTTGTGCGAGAAGGAGAGAACCTCTTTTGCATCAAATGTGATATGATATTACACCTACTTGTGGAAATGTCAGGgatataaatattcaattatctGCTTAGAATTGTTAGGTGGAGGAAAAGTGGAAAGTTCTAAACTACTGAAGTTAAATGATGATGAATTGTCTTGCTTCGATGTTGATTTggcattttttttgtttacctACGTTTTTTTTTGGGAAGATCACTTCGGAGAATAAAGATATTTTgtttatcattttcattttttttacttgtttatgtATGTTGAGTATGTTGGAACTTCTACTTAACTAATTGGGATTCCCAAACatttacttttctttatcaATGATCCATGTAGACGAACCACATTAGGGTAAggttttttttacttattgctGTACTGTTCTTACAATTGGAAAATATTTACATTGATTCTACTCAGCCTTTGAAGCTTAGAGACATGTGATTTTTCTACAGGTTTTTGTTCCTTCAGCATCACCATCCTTCCAAAATACCTTATCCATTCTGCACCAAGTCCCAGAAGGCCATGTGGGGGTATATTGGAGAGGAGGTGCCCTTCTGAAAACAATTACAGAGCCAGGTGCTGCATATTCATTTCTTTTGTTCAGTGTATACTAGCGCCAATGTTtgcttaattttctttatattattgttttctaGGATTCCATCTAAAGATGCCTTTTCTTACCCAGTATGAACCTGTTCAAGTGACTCTTCAGACGGATCAGGTAACTTAATTAGAGAAAGTTCAGGATTGGAATTTCAGTTCTTTTGGCTCTATccctttgaattttgaaattatggtGACCATTGCAGGTGACTGATATACCCTGCGGTACTAAAGGCGGTGTTATGATCAATTTTGAGAAGATTGAggtgatagttttttttttctataatcttAGATTTACTAGTGTTCTGTTTTTTTCtcacatttaatattttttatgaagtggtgtatattcttcttttaGGTTGTTAACCGACTGCATAAGGAATTTGTCTTTGAGACATTACTCAACTATGGTGTACACTATGATAAGACATGGATATATGACAAGATTCATCATGAGATCAATCAGTTCTGCAGCTCTCACAGTCTACAACAAGTCTATATTGATGTGTTTGATCaggttaaatattaatatttataagtgAGTTTTAGAGCCATAGTTTATTTTATGCTGGTACCTTCCATTTTATAGTGTAATTATTAAGAACAAGATGATGGTGGGACTTGATATTAAATAGTTTGATGTATGCTTAGGAACTCGTAGCTTCTATTGTCATCCACAGGAAAGGAGTTCATGCAAGTTTTTTGTTGTACCGTACTTTGTGATTCTTTCCCTGCTTTGTACAGATGAGTTAAACCGATGTGCATCTTTTGGCTTATGGTTTTTCTCCTTTCTTGTTGTCTGAATAATACCATCATTTGGATCCTTTCAGATTGATGAAAAGATGAAAGATGCTCTTCAAGTTGACTGCACCCGCTATGCTCCAGGAATTGAGATCATTAGTGTCCGGGTCACCACAAAGCCAACTATTCCAAATACCATAAGACGCAATTTCGAACAAATGGAAGAGGAGCGTACTAAGGTATACTTTCAGTAAGAGCTGTCATTTTCCTGTTGACATGTGTGGAGCTATGTAAGTAATTAGTTGATAATTTCATCTTCTCTCTACTAAATGATGTTAAGGAAGGTGCTTTGGATGTTTGGGATAGGTCTTAATTGCTATTGAGAAGCAGAAAGTAGCGGAGAAGGAGGCAGAGACTATGAAGAAGATGGCCATTAGCGAGGCTGAGAAGAATGCCAATGTTAGCAAGATCCTTATGGAGCAAAAATTGTTGGAAAAGGACAGTACTAGAAGACAAGAAGAAATAGAGAATGCAATGTATCTGGCCCGGGAGAAGAGCCTGGCAGATGCAGACTTCTACCGGTGAGATTTTCCTTTCCTAATGTCTTTGCTGAAGCTATATTTATGAATAAGATATTACAATTATGGAAttggaaaaaataaactattaattttattgtttttgcaTTTCAAGAGTAATTAAGGAAGCTGAAGCAAACACCTTGAAGCTTACCCCCGAATTTCTTCAGCTAAAATTTATTGAAGCCATTGctaataacacaaaaattttCTTCGGTGACAAGGTAATCGCTTCCTCTACTAGCTATGCTATTATCCGTCTGACCTTCTTCACAGACCTAACCTTTCAGCTTGGTCTTCAGGTTCCTAATATGATTTTGGATCAAAGGCTACTTGGAAACTTACTTCATGAAGATTCTATAGGGACAACTGCAACAGGCAAATCAGATATCTGAATTATTAGCTGTCAGAATTCTGAGCTCAAATGATTCGACCATCAATATTTTGGAGAGGAGTTATATCTTGGCAGTTATCTTTACACATGAAAAAATGAAACAGTTCTACAAAAGCTTTTTCCTTCTTGTGTGGGGAGAATGTAGATAAAAGACTGTCCATTTTGCTACAGTGGAAACTGTAACACTCACAATCAGAGATCAACTGTTACAGGTGGGAATAAAGGACAATATATATAACACGAAGGTCAACATTTTCTCATTTGTACGAACTGATTTTTTATTGTCCTTACACGTGTCATCTTTTTACATTTCCATAGTCAGGTTTCTATATGTGTGCATTTAACTTTGAGATAAAACGCTACGCATAGAAAAAATGTGGGAAATGATACTACTTTGTTACACCCTGACGTggctttttaatttctaattgtttttttcttttaaaacaatCCAAACTCAGACTGTTGTCCAGCCTCTTCCCATGATGTAGCAGAGCCAGTCGGCAGCGAAGAAGGGCTCCAAGTTTCAAAAGTTCCTCTCCCTCTTCCCAGCTATTCGTCTCATACTCCCCAACCTCGATCGCGAGCACGACTCTTACGGCCTCAAGGAGTCTGTCCTCGCCACCTCCCTCATCGACGCCCTCGGCATCTCCCGTTACTCCCCCGATGTCCTCCGACTCATCAATTGGCATAAAGGTGGTGCCGTCACAAGCGATACAATCGAAAATTTTGCCCTTGTCGTCGTTGAGGTTAGTGCACGACGTCGTCTTGTCTGTTTTAGGATTCTGTTATGCTGTGATGAGGTGAAAAGTGAAATGTTGTTGGTTTTGACCCAAGTGCTGCACAACATGTAAGGGACCGCTTCGGGAGGGTTGACGATAAGGAAGTTGAATGAATTACTTGACCGGTTGGCTTCCGGTAAAAATAGGTCTGATTGTTGTTGTTTACATTGAAGTTTCGCATGTGATTGTTGTGTGTAGCATTCGTAGGTGCTATGCGAGGTTGTATAAGTTTTGATAGTGggaaaattttgagaaaaaaattgaatgatctTTGAGACAAATGCACAGTAAATGAAATAGATTGTCATGATAATCCTGAAAGGAGTTTTTCATTTATACCagtaaataaattgatttaatatCCTAAAATTTGCTTTGAGCCTGTAACTAAATTATGTTGCAGATATATAAAGTTGGGAATTAGTGAAAAATGCATTTTTCATGAGTTCCATCCTGATACAGAAGACTTCTTTAATGTTACCTGTGACTTAAAATTAGTTTGTGAAAAACTAAGGGATTAGAATCAACGACATAAGCGACATGTTAgttgtgatttaaaaaaatagtttgaaattTGTATAGGTTTCAATGATGGTAATTAGTCTCTTCATTATTCTTTGAACTTAGGGCTTTAAATGTACCTGATACATGTTATGATAATTCTTGGTGGGAGATTAAGTGATGAGAGTGGAGTGGATGATTAAAGAAGTACATTCTAAGCatacaatgattttttttatttcaattttaattttataaatacctGCAATAGTTTTTTAGTAGttgaaattgatatttttgtagTTGCTGTTTCTAGTTAGTTCTAATGGTATTAATCCTGTTTCAGTTTTAAATACTCATTTTAGTAGTTTTCTAGAGTAGTTTATCAAGTGGCGCaaaggaaaattttaaatttctacataatttttagtagttatttttatttccatTAATCTTTTGCTATTTTTAAGTTTGCATGAATTAGTAGATAGTTTGTCATAGTTGTTTTAAGCCTATGTAGTTTTAAGTTCTGTTTTTACTGATTTTAGCTAGTCTCTTAGGTTCATAAGTCATATTTTAGATTTCATGCTTTCTTAAATAGATAGAAGTAAAATTATGTACTAagcttctttttgttttttttgatGTTGGCTACATGTTATGTGATTTCTCATACTTAAGATGGTTGCATGAAAAATTGATTTCTCGTAATCTATTCAAGGAAGCGATGTCAAAGGATGTAATGGAGAAGATAATCTTCTCTTTCTCTGATTTGCATGAACATATTTTCTACAGTAAGCAAATCATGTCACATTATATAGTTATTGTCATTTAATTTCTGTTAGACAAATTTAAATTCATCATTCACATTTCTGTTTAgatatttattgttaatattgcTTATGCTGCGAAGGGCCTTACATTTCTTCACTAATGAAGTAGATGTAATATTCATGACCTCAAAACTTCTAATATCTTACTTGATTCTACAAGTGAAATAGGATTATCATACAAGCTAGAGATAAGTTTATTAGTTAGTCCtaagtttctaaaatttgtttttttgaatGACAGAGTTATAATCCAAAACTCTCTGATAATGGGTTGACAAAAAATGGACTAGAAGGTGACAAAAGTCATGTTTCTACAAGGGTGATGGGCACCTTTGGCTACGTTGCTCTTGATTATATTGTCATAGGTATTAAGCTTTTCCAAAATGGGTGTGTGTTGTCTGAAAAATTACTTCATAAACAGTTTAAGGAAAAAATGATCATTTATATTATAACCACTGACATTTTTTCAATTGTGTATATTGTGAAGGTCACCTAAAGGACAAGGAGTGACACATATAGTTTTGGAGTTCTTTTAAGCTTGAGAAAGAAGAACctacaataacaacaacatgATGAAGACCTTTAAGagcaaggagaagaagaatAGCAAAATTTGTCACAATTTCAAGAATATCTAATTTTCCATGacttttatatgtattattagtattattaatatctCTTGTTATCTCATCAAACACATACAagaatagaaacaaaaatacactttattaacatttttttagttaatatgtTTTGTgggaatataaaataatgtattttatcaattaaacaTGGATTCCTTTtagtaaaagttaaaaattaataaattttatataaaaattaacacGTAATTGGATAATcatgaaaaaatattcatgtgTCAGCTTAGGTAGACTTGTACAAAAAGTCTTCTCCAGTTCCTCACTTATTTGTACCTAGGTCATCAAATATGTTTGACAAgttttgtgtcatttttttttggaaaccaGTCAAGCTAGTTAAGTAGTTTGGGTTCATAACTTGTTAATTGTAATTACATGGGTGGTCTATAACGAGTACATGTAAGTTGGTgtgtacaaaaaatattaattttacaagttttggTATACTTGTACAAAATGTCATTTCCAACTTCTCACTTATTTGCACTTGGGTCACCAGATATGTTTAACAGATTTTGAGTCATGTTTTTTGGAGACCAATCAAGCCAATTAATTATTTGGATTCAAAACTAGTTAAATGCAATAACATTGATGGAACATAACAAGTACATGTGAGTtatgtacaaaaaaaattaattttacaagttttggTAGTCTTGTGCAAAAAGTCCTTTTGAATTCCTCACTTATTTGCACTTGGGTAACTAGATATGTTTGACAGgttttgtgtcatttttttaGGAGACCAGTTAATTAGTTTGGGCTCATAACCAATTTATTGTAATTACATTGCTTGTCCATAACAAGTACATGTAAGCTAGTGTgtacaaaaaaattaagtttacaAATTTTGGTAGACTTGTACAAAAATTCCTTTTCAGCTCCTCACTTATTTGCACTTGGTTCACCATATATGTTTGATAGGCTTTGTGTCATTTTTATTAGATATGAGTTAAGCCAGTTAATTAGTTTGAGTTCATAACCATTTAATTGTAATTACATTGGTGGTCCATAAGAAATACATGTAAGTTGGTGTTAAAGAAACAATTAGTTTTACAAGTTTTGGTAGACTTGTACCAAAAGTCTTTTTCAGCTCgttgataagtgccaaaaatCATAAAAGATTCATAGAGAACTTTGGCACTTTTGTTTGTAATTCGTGTTATCTCatattgattctccctaaatctaaGATCAATGAGTTTCAATTACATGCTTCCGAGTTTTGCCTTAAAGAAATCACTTGATCCctattttgtgtaattttcaGGTAAATTAAAGTAGAAGAGGAAAGAACACAAGAAAAGTGAAAGGAAACATCAAGAAATAGATAAGAAACTCTGCAAGGTCGCTCAAACCAAAGCAATCTTGTCCAAGCGAGAGCTTGGGCcgtcaatctcgcctaagcgaagaatgatctcgcttaagcgagagcttgTGCAGTGGAGATCATCTTTTGTTgccattctcgcccaagcgagatttGATGCTaccaatctcgcctaagcgagagttcgtgAAGGAGTCTCGATAGTTGTGtgattctcgctcaagctagaattgggttgcctaagcgagaccctttTTTTCATGTTGAACTACtctatctcgcccaagcgagattcaGTAGCCCAAGCAAGAGTTCGTGCTGTATTTATATTGT contains:
- the LOC114176311 gene encoding erlin-2-B-like, producing MDSQHRTVASPPPSPQGRDSTAILFTFLSFFAVVALVFVPSASPSFQNTLSILHQVPEGHVGVYWRGGALLKTITEPGFHLKMPFLTQYEPVQVTLQTDQVTDIPCGTKGGVMINFEKIEVVNRLHKEFVFETLLNYGVHYDKTWIYDKIHHEINQFCSSHSLQQVYIDVFDQIDEKMKDALQVDCTRYAPGIEIISVRVTTKPTIPNTIRRNFEQMEEERTKVLIAIEKQKVAEKEAETMKKMAISEAEKNANVSKILMEQKLLEKDSTRRQEEIENAMYLAREKSLADADFYRVIKEAEANTLKLTPEFLQLKFIEAIANNTKIFFGDKVPNMILDQRLLGNLLHEDSIGTTATGKSDI